The nucleotide sequence aaaatggcaacattcattcaaactgtctctactttcatgtgtaatgcaataaaAGCACAGCTCCTTATTCGCATCCAGgccccttagacctttccatagtttaccttgggtgtttcatatgccctgattcagtccaatgacagcacatcaaccccagtacaccaaatcattccaattcactccctttcgcctttcaccttcatcaatgttcaggccccaatcactcaaaagcaTTTTCACTAAATCATTCCATCTctaacttggtctcctgcttctctttcttccctaaaCTTCTGAAACATAcatttctttgtcaacctttcttcactcattttctccctatgtccaaaccatttgaacacacctaCATCTCctatctcaaccatgctctttttattgccacagaTTTCTCTTATCCATTCACTACACCACTTCACGCCATATATAGTccccaaacttttcatttccaatacatccaccctcctctgtacaaccctatctacagcccttcaaacatacccatttttgctctctcagataacgttctccctacccacacattcttcattgtctCCAGGACctaagccccctcccccaacctatgtctcactttcacttccatggttccattcactgccaagttcactcccagatatctaaaacatttcacttcctccaatttttctccattataacttacttcccaactaacttgccctttaatcctgctgaacctaatatccatgcttttattcaaacttaatctcaactttctcctttcacacacacttctgaattcagtcaccaacttcatcagtttctcactcaaatcagctaccagtgctgtatcaatggCAAATACAACAGACACATCCCAGGCCCACTCATCCCTAAAAGATgcaacttgcccctctccaaagctcttgcatttacctccctatctacaccatcataaacaaattaaacaaccttggtgacatcacacacttttgctgcagaccaatcttcactgggaaccaatcaccctcctcacTCCTACTAAGGAacaacccttgataaaaacttctcattgcttctagcagcttacctcccacagcatatattcttttaaccctccacaaagcatctctatcatccctatcatatgccttcttcagatccataaatgccacatacacatccatctgctTTTAtgacccataaatgccatatacaaatccatctgtttttctaagtatttctcacacactttcttcaaagcaaacacctgatccacctgtGAAACTATACTGCTCGtccctatttatctatctatttaatctggtgctctgtacatgccttcagcctatcaatcaatacctttccataaaATTTCCTAGGTATACTCaagaagcttatacctctgtagtttcaacacccacttctatcccctttccctttacacAGAGGAActaatacatgcattcctccaatcctccagCACTTCATCAATTGCAATACCGTCCAATTCTGTcgctttgctggatttcatcttctgcaaggctttcaccacctcttctcttttcaccaaaacactctccccgactctcacttcacacaccatcccatcctaaacaccctacatctgccactctgtcatcactcACATTCAActatccttcagaatactcactgcatttcctcctcattccatcactatctgttattacttccccttttgctcccttcactgatttcccatttctccttccaaaacaccttttgattctccataaagtttaatgacactctttcaccccaactttcatttaacctctttttcaatcactgcatcttcctcttgacttcctgttgctttctcttacacatctcccaatcatttgcactttctccatgtaagtaccatccaaacacctctcttttctctttaaccagcaactttacttcatccaaccactcactaccctttctaatctgtcctttccaaactcacttactctaaccactttcTTCTCTCCAAAACCGTCTCCTctatttttgaaaacctctacaaatcttcacctttgcctccataagataatgatcagatataccaccagctgcccctctcagcacacttacctttaaaaacctctcttttacacacctatcaatcatttatctatttactttgctttgtcgctgtctcccgtgttatcgaggtagggcaaggaaacagacaaaagaaatggcccaacccacccacatacacatgtacatacatacatgtccacacacacaaatatatatacctatgcatctcaacgtatacatatatatacatacacagacatatacatatatacacatgtacataattcatagtctgcccttattcattcccatcgccaccccgccacacatgaaataacaaccccctcctccaaatgtgcatgaggtagcgctaggaaaagacaacaaaggccccattcgttcacactcagtctctagctgtcatgtaataatgcaccgaaaccacagcgccctttccacattcaggccccacagaactttccatggtttaccccagacgcttcacatgccctggttcaatccattaacagcacatcgaccccggtataccacatcattccaattcactctattccttgcacgcctttcaccctcctgcatgttcaggccccaatcactcaaaatctttttcactccatctttccacctctaatttggtctcccacttctcctcgttccctccacctctgacacatatatcctcttggtcaatctttcctcactcattctctccatgtgaccaaaccatttcaaaacaccctcttctgctctctcaaccatactctttttattaccacacatttctcttaccctattattacttactaaatcaaaccatctcacaccacatattgtcctcaaacatctcatttccagcacatccaccctcctccgcacaactctatctatagcctaagcctcgcaagcatataacattgttggaaccactattccttcaaacatacccatttttgctttccgagacaatgttttcgacttccaaacatccttcaacattcccagaactttcaccccctcccccaccctatgattcacttccacttccatggttccatccgctgccaaatccactcccagatatctaaaacacttcacttcctacagcttttttccattcaaacctacctcccaattgacttgtccctcaaccctactgtacctaataaccttgctcttattcacatttactctcagctttttatctttcacacactttaccaaactcagtcaccagcttctgcagtttctcacacgaatcagccaccagcgctgtatcatcagcgaacaacaactgactcacttcccaagctctctcattcacaacagacaacatacttgcccctctttccaaaactcttgcattcacctcccaagcaaccccatccataaacaaattaaacaaccatggagacatcacacacccctcccgcaaacctacattcactgagaactaatcactttcctctcttcctacatgtacgcatgccttacatcctcgataaaaacttttcactgcttctaacaacttgcctcccacaccatatattcttaataccctccacagagcatctctatcaactctatcatatgccttctccagatccataaatgccaaatacaaatccatttgcttttctaagtatttctcacatacattcttcaaagcaaacacctgatccacacatcctctaccacttctgaaaccacactgctcttccccaatctgatgctctgtacatgccttcaccctctcaatcaataccctcccatataatttaccaggaatactcaacaaacttatacctctgtaatttgagcactcacttttatcccctttgcctttgtacaatggcactgtgcaagcattccgccaatcctcaggcacctcaccatgagacatacatacattaaataaccttaccaaccagtcaacaatacagtcacccccttttttaataaattctactgcaatatcatccaaacccgcccgctgccttgctggctttcatcttccgcaaagcttttacttcctcttctctgtttaccaaatcattttccctaaccctctcactttgcacaccacctcgaccaaaacaccctatatctgccactctaccatcaaacacattcaacaaaccttcaaaatactcactccatctccttctcacatcaccattacttgtaatcacctccccattagcccccttcattgaagttctcatttgctcccttgtcttacgcactttgtttacctccttccaaaacatctttttattctccctaaaatttaatgatactctctcaccccaactctcatttgccctctatcaatatgtaatctaataatgcccactgaccatctctcctactcatacatatacagcaactgtttatatctctttttaatccaggtattcccaatcgccagtcttttttcatcacacaactctACATACCTCTTGTGTGTCGGCAAAGGCAGCTACATGAGACAGGAGTAGGTGGGGCTGGAAACTCTTTCATTttatatcactttccaaaagaaggaacaggggaaaGAGCCGAATAagaatctttcctcagtcatttgttctggaTGCTACTTCCctcaagaaggaaagtgaacaagtatgaaagaaagatattgtGTACATACCAGTGTAAGTTaataaatatgaaagaaagatactGCTATATATCTGTGTAAGTTATGTCAAAAACTAAATTACTATTCACATGGCACatcaaatataaaaatataaataattaaatattCTCACAACCTAAGAAATCCCAGTCAAAACAGACCACACTGTATAAATATAGTAAAACGTAAAGTGAGTATCATTTTGGTATGGTTTCAGAAGCAAATGAAGTGGATCACTTTATACAACCACACCCAGAGGAACATGGAAAACATTTACAGCATGCGAGTTGTGCAACATTTGTAAAGCCTGAATCTCACCTGTCCCATGTGTTTAAGGAAAAGCTAATATTCTTTTTCATCAATTTATAATGTTCATGGGGTGGGCAGAAGAGCATTTAAAAGTATAGGACTAAGATTACTTTGACTGCTACAAAATGAAAAACAGAGCAGCCCTTCACACATGAAGGGTGAACTATTAGTATCTTCATTGATCAGCAAGGTCCAATGAAAGGAAAGAATCTACACCAACACTTATTTCTCATATGTTCCATAAGGGAATGAATACCTGGTTACTGGTCACTAATCATGTTTTATACCCCAACATAGATAAGATGAGTGGGTTTTCAGAGACATGTGCATATGCGCAGGCATCACATAAATTCTTAGGTACTTACTGGTACAGAATCAAACACTACAATACGCAACTCAAAAAGTAAACATGTTTTCTCTGACTTTCACACTGAGAAATCATAAAACACCTGCAAAACCAAAGCAACAAACCAAATCATATTTGAATCATAAGACATCAGACATATGTGTGGTACTTATAATTCCAAGTTTTTATGATTCTTAGGCACTTACTGGTACAGAATCAAACACTACAATACACTACTCAAACACTAAACATGTTTTCTCTGACTTTCACACTGAGAAATCATAAAACACCTGCAAAACCAAAGCAACAAACCAAATCATATTTGAATCATAAGACATCAGACATATGTGTGGTACTTTTAATTCCAAGTTTTTATGATTCTTGTAAGGTcagttcatttatcattatttagcAGTGATGAGGATACTAGATGACTTCACAAAATCTGCTTTTGCACCATTAAAAGCTTTATACAAATGTCCCGGTCACTAAATGTGTAAAGTATAGctttaaaaagaaaacattaaaattaAAATCAGTTTCATTTGACACTTCTAGAAGCAATCAAATAAAATCTACAATACTGTACTGTGATCACACTTCACACATTAAATATTATTTCTTTATGAATACAAACCTGGTCACTAACACAAGTGTTAGATGATGATGTCGGTACACTTGCCTTCAGTCTCAAACTTCTCCTTAAAGGACATGACAGCCTCTGGGATGAAACTGATGAGCATTCTCCAACAACTGTTCCGTCCATGGAATGACCTAAGCTAGAGAGGTGTTTCTTGGGGGTTTCCACAAACTGGTCAgttttttcttcatccttttgAGGTTCAACTTCATTCTTCAATGATTTAACATTTTCAATTTTGAGAGGGACTTTTTCATTGATAATCATCTCCTCCAAAGCAAAATTAGCATCAAAACTTTTTTCCAATGACTTTCTCTTTAGTGGAGAAAGCTTTAAGGCAGGCTTTTCATGGATACTTGATTCTTCTGAGATACCTGCATCAACACTGGGAAATATCATACTTGTATTCTCTGAGGAATCGATGTCAATTATCATATCACTGTTAATGGTTTGACTTGCATTAACAGGAGAACTATTTAATCCTTCTTTATGTTTCCTGCCTCTAGTGCTTCGAAACGACTGTGCAGTAGCTCTATCAATAATTTCTGTGTTTTCCAAATCTTCCATCTTACAGGACTGCTCTATCATATCTACTTTGGTGACCAGCCTTTCCTGAGCTGTTTTCTCTACTAGAGACTTACTCCTACTGGATAAAAGAATTTTTCTTGGAGGGTCTGCAAGAAGAAAATCATTATCTGTATCGCAGGCTTTGTTCCAGGCAGGATATTTTGATTTCAGCAGATCAACTTTTGGTAAGACAACATTATCAACTTCATTCACTGCTGTCTTTGTGAGTTTTCTTGTTAACATACCTTTGTCAGGTGTGCCAATTGTGCATGAGGCTTTAGTTTTCACTTTATCTTGCATACCTAAGGAAACAGCACTCTTAACTTTGGGAGTTAGAGATGATTTGGACACATTTTCAACTTTGTATCTCAGAAGGGTAGTTTCATCCTGCTCCTCTGGTATCATCTTCTGGGGAGACCTGATACCTCCACTCTTCTTCCTCATACTATGACTTGGTATGGAGATGGGAGAAGGCTTCTGTTTTGGGGAAGTTTCCAAACACTCAGGTAATGGGACActttctgcctcatttacatcattatcaacTCCTGGAGATACTAattcacattcttcatcacttacTTCTGGACTGATAAGAACCTCCTTGGCTAAGACTGCCTCTGAAACACAATGAACTTTTAAAGGTGGTATTGGTGTATGGACATCATCCTTTTTAACATCTACACTAACTTCCCTCTTCCCACTCCTTCCACGAGGGCGATGGCATGAAGGAGTCCGCAGTGACTTTTGAGAGACAAATGTTTCAActttttcattcataatactCCTATGTTCTTCACTGTCACTTGCATCACTTGCAGAAAAACTACAGCATGGAGCTTCATTTTCCTCCATACCTGATGTGGATAGAACCTCCAACTCttctccctctttttcatctAAATATTCCTCGACCCTGTCATAATTCTGATCTGTTTCAATTTCTATTATGTCCTTTTGTTCTTTCACTTTATTCCCTGCATTTTCTGTATTTTCCTTACTTTCTAAAATATGATCACTGCTTTTCACAATGTCAATggataattcatttttttcttcctcatccaCTTTTTGCAAATAATCACACTCAGACTTCTGATTCTCCCTATTACATACTTTCCTACTATTCTTCCTACCAAGTTTTTGTTGTTCTTCCTCTACTCCCTGCAGTGCATCAGATGATAAAATATTAACAACCAAGGTACTTCCTTTATCTAGGTACTCATTGTCGTTCCCAGACTTTCCACTGACCCACACATCCAGAGAACATGCATCTCTACTTTCATTATCATGTAAATTACCAGATGACAGATTCTCAAAGCTGGAATTCTTATCACCACCAAAAGAAAAAGTATTACAGCTGTCACCACATCCTCTGTTAATACTTAGCACATTTTCTACTTCATGGTTGCATGTTTCATATTCCTTGACCAGGAATGCACTGCCAAGTGAGCTATGAGATAAGCTACTGCTAGTAGTAGTCTTTCCATTTTCAGTATTCAAATGTAAGTTATGATTTAATACAGTTTCTGAGTCTGACATAGTGCATCTAACACTTCTTGTTAACATTACAGTTTCCATGTTTTTGGCAGATTTCCTAACAAGTGCTTTCCCAGACAATGAGTTTGATACACCAAATGCATCATCAAATTGTCTCTTCTGCTGATCAGCAATCTTCTCAAAAATTCGCATTGATCTTCTCCTtgcaggagggagtgaaagtGATTTTTCAGGTACATTTTGTGACTGAAGTCTGAATACAGAATCTGAAGATCTTTCTGCTCCAACATTTTCCATCAAGGCTCCAGAGGCTGACCCTGAAGTTTTAGGCGAGTTGGAAGACACAGTATGGAATCTATTAACAAAGTCTTCAGTTAATGAGGATGCTCTGGAGGCATCCATGTTAACACTTGCATTTGGTATCTTCTGGCTATCAGTTGAAAAATCTGATTCACAATGACTAGCAAATCCACTACTAGTCCCCAATTTACTGCAGGAAGACAACTTTTTCAAGTCCTCTCTTTCACCAACAGcataaacagacaaagaagacTGAGAGCTCTGTAGAGTGCCTGAGGCTCCTGATACCACATTCGCAACTGCCACGCAAGAACTCTGGTTCCTTTTCTTTGATGGTCCTACATGAGAAGGCCCAGTCATATCTGAGGATTTTCTAGTTCTTCGAGTCCTTTGTTCTGGGGATGCATCAGAATCTGAAGCCTCTGGCAGGACTGTATGATTAAAACTCCTACGTAGAGAACGAGTTCTCCTTCGAGTCCTGGGTGCAGGATCTTCAGAAGCATCACTACTTGCCTCATAAGCTTCATCTGCACCTTCAGTTGATTTCCCCTCAGACTCTTCTGTTACAGACTCCAGCTCTGCGTTCATGGTTCCAACAACAGTTGGTTTCTTTTCTACCTCCTCTGTTACAGGCTCCAGCTCTGTGTTCATGGTTCCAACAACACTTTTACTATGTCCTACAACCTTGTTAATGGAATCAGTTATGTGCTTTGAAAAACCTGGAAGATCTTTTGCCTCAGATTTCTTGAATGATGCAGTTGCAGTTACCTTTGATTTATAAATTTCAGGGGTGTCCACTTCTATACTTAATGATTTCCCTACTGGTGGATCCACATCAGCAACAGAAGGACTACTTTCACAATTATTCACACCAGCTCCAGAATCAGTGTGTGTATGCCTCTCACAACCTGAAAACTCTTGGTGATTATCAAGCTTGCCATGAGATAATGTAGTTTCATTCTTCCCAATGAAACTGGCTTCCATAACAGTTTCATTTCCATCTACAGACACAATACTGTCACCTTCTTCCTTGATCACTTCATCCTTAACTTCAATCTTAGCAGCCAATAGATTAATGTTTTCTATTTCACTTTTACTACAGTTTTTATCATTTAACAAATGTTTTTTATTTAATTCTAAATCACATGATGGTTTAACTTGACTGTCTGTTTCTGATTTTAAAGAGAAACATAAATCACCATTTTCCTGCATTTGAGAACTGGTGTTAGGTAAAAATCTGAAATCCTCCTTTTTACCATCACTTTGATGACTAACTGCATCATGACTGAAGCTTCTTTCACATGATGCAGTAGATGCTATTTGGAGATCAATATCATTGTTTCTCAAATTAACATTTAGTTCATTCCCTGACTCCCCTTGTGTTTCATGTGTACTCCCTCTTCTTAAAAGTACATTATTGTCTACTTCACTGTGATTAAACATTTCATTAAATACTTTCATATCTTGGTCTTCACTTTTGGAGTACTCCTTAGTGTAGTTAATAATATTCTTGCTTATTTCAGATTCTTTAACCTTAATTTCTTTAGGTTTTATGTTAACAACCTTCTCAAAAACTTGTATCTCTTGGTCTTCATTTTTGGGTTTTTCACAAATACATTCTTTGCTTCCTACTGATTCTtcattaatgatcacatcagttTCCTGTTCTTTATCAACCTTAATTTCTTTAGGTTTCATATTAGCAACCTTCTCAACAACTTGTATTTCTTGGTCTTCATTTTTGGGTTTTTCACAAATACGTTCTTTGCTTCCTAATAATTCTTCTCTAATGATCACTTCTGTTTCCTGTTCTTTAGTTCCACAGAATTTTTCAGCATTAAGAActtctattttttccccttgtcCTTTAAATGTTTCACTACAGTCAACAGGATTCTCTGGTACTTCAGtttcttgtctttcacttccATGAATTTTGTTTTGATCTTCACTGTCATCTGCTTCATCTTTGATGACTGCTGAACTAAGTAATCTCTCTCGTAATCCATGAATGCTTGTCAGTCTTCCAGTGTCTTTGACAATTGTCTGAAGAACCACTTCGATATCACTGTCACTATCTGACTCGGGATCATAGAACTTTTCCACTTTCTTGCTTTTCACATTTGCAGAGGGTTTGTATAGCTTATTAATCATCTGAGAAACCAAGTCCTCACAATCAACTGTCTCATTAGTAATGGTTTCTTTATCAGTGCTGTTTCCTATAAATTCATGATTTCCATCAGTAGGATCAATGCTCTTGGTCTTTTCCCCTTTTGTAATTTTTCTCTTTAattccctttcctcctctttcaatATATTTTCCACTTTGCTCTGCAATACAGCTTCCATGAGTTTGTTGTGGTAATTCTTAGTTTCTTCATCTGTGAACATCTTTGTTTTCTCATCACAcggaataatatcatcatcagacCCTGAGGCCTCATCAATCTCACAAGCATGATCCTCTAAAGTACTTATCTTATTACTATACAATTTAAAGTGTCTTGGATTTGCTTCTTCCACATGAACAATTTCTAGATCAGAGTCTGAATTTTCAGCACAAACAGCAGGTGGAATGGAATTTTTATTAGAGGTTCCCAGAGTCTCAGTTAGTTCTCTAGTTTCCTTTCCTACAATCACTATTTTCTCAGTAGGCTTCATTATCTCTTCATGCAAAATGGCAGTTTCAACCTCTTGATCTCTAGTTTCTGTCTCTCCATCACTGCTATCACTTGATTCAACGTCCAATTCATTATCATTGCTACCTGATTCAACTTCAATTAAACTATTACCATATGAATTCCTATCTAATCCTTCCCAAATGGTTGCAGATGTTCTTTCcaattcattcccttcaccttcTATATCAAATGCTTTACTTTCATTACCATCATCAGCTTTCTTTGCCACTCTGCCCATAGCCTCACTCGGCTGCTTGACTTCCTGGTGCAAAACTGAGGTTTGATTAACCAAGTCTAATGTCACATCTTCATCTGATTCACCATCAGATTCCTCACCACTACTGTTCGATTCATCCCTGACCTCACTAAAATTACCATACGAGTCTCTACTCAGTTCTTCACGAGTAGCATCCGTTttatttatcagtttctttttaCTATTCCCTGTCTTTTTACATGCTTCATTGTCATCAGACCCCGAGGCCTCATCAATGTCACAAGCATGATCCTCCAAAGTACTTATCTTATTACTATACAATTCAAAGTGTCTTGGACTTGCTTTTTCCACATGAACAATTTCAAGATCAGAGTCTGAATTTTCAGCACAAACAGCAGGTGGAATGGAATTCTTATTACAGGTTCCCAGAGTCTCAGTTAGTTCTCTAGTTTCCTTTCCTACAATTGCTATTTTCTCAGTAGGCTTCATTATCTCTTCATGCAAAATGGCAGTTTCAACCTCTTGATCTCTAGTTTCTGTCTCTCCATCACTGCTTTCATCTGATTCAAAATCCAATGTTTCATCTGACTCAAAATCCAGTGTTTCATCCTCTTCATCTGTAGTTTCTGTCTCTCCATCACTGCTATCATCTGATTCACCATCCAGTGCTTCATCCTCTTGATCTGAAGTTTCTGTCTCTTCATCACTGCTACCATCTCCATCACTGCTATCACTTGATTCAACGTCCGATTCATTATCACTGCCACCTGATTCCACGACAATTCCTCTACCATTACCATCTGAATTCCTATCTAACCCTTCCCAGATGGTTTCTGATGTTGTTTCcaattcattcccttcaccttcTATTCCAAATGCTTTACTTTCATTGCAATCATCAGCTTTCTTTGCCACTCTGCCCATAGCCTCACTCGGCTGCTTGACTTCCTGGTGCAAAACTGAGGTTTGATTAACCAAGCCTAATGTCACATCTTCATCTGATTCACTATCAGATTCCTCACCACTACTGTTTGATTCATCACTG is from Panulirus ornatus isolate Po-2019 chromosome 57, ASM3632096v1, whole genome shotgun sequence and encodes:
- the LOC139766193 gene encoding uncharacterized protein isoform X2, encoding MMELLVKKLSCSALPIDQLNEELDAVLPKEKKRNQLPWVEVVEHLFKRAADSSSETLFENVSKITENNLEKTVQRVLRNSKKDGHIYCASLSNLILHIQYSIEDMALPATAVNKLKVLLLSAVIDMESASVRAGEETAAVSRIFLKLTLLFGHNQECVLDTLLHCKTLLYCSARQPLIFVPLIKRIFTSLKNKTPQSPHLYLKYLLLGKLWLFMTKEEVGKMRTYIINSVSPPKGFVDWAVQSQIPWLKLSEWNSQLILRNMTISNALRTLYGDDMPASQGNDIRKSKEKKVESANEACNYRTKQDVCGKVLQKKYGKDMCGKVCDKGDNIKFKPKQKVLKSSHIKQEEGSYKLVGMKNENTYEPGAEVHEEDQTKVSNRLNSYTINSKEELDKTQDKKMLLDEPDRKTKKMKTHDIREEEKEKMMDTGKIKTLKRKNLEIKKENSSKKYKVIGNENEVKSDQFKVLDRIWKSKNSKNVEARIFSKNETSESVEKQSQGSSGRGELKSNAPRFFDCIVSENSLPLDMVAMKQMEKRKQIPEKSHFSGFRERKHDQAQYRNMCSIVLQSRRKSANSQAGKKSSASHVAAKMSKYSKKKEQRLSLMRHKSAIHKMIRRKNAPFTVTDLKPVNSKSLKIDSEERCEGDGELVENTEVDEGTVNAVSSKGKNGAVVSLAIVNTEVCDRYNEESKLFNESLDCHNEMSDDLHNSKSKLPSELNSRENSTFNLSIGGKDLVNMYNDNEKKKFDNEDVEIIVGKETRELTETLGTSDKNSIPPAVCAENSDSDLEISHMEEANPRHCELYSNKISTLEDHEASGSDDNEACEKTGNGEKELVNKTDATREKLSRDSYGNFSGVSDESNSSGEESDSESDEDVTLGLVNQTSVLHQEVKQPSEAMGRVAKKADDCNESKAFGIEGEGNELETTSETIWEGLDRNSDGNGRGIVVESGGSDNESDVESSDSSDGDGSSDEETETSDQEDEALDGESDDSSDGETETTDEEDETLDFESDETLDFESDESSDGETETRDQEVETAILHEEIMKPTEKIAIVGKETRELTETLGTCNKNSIPPAVCAENSDSDLEIVHVEKASPRHFELYSNKISTLEDHACDIDEASGSDDNEACKKTGNSKKKLINKTDATREELSRDSYGNFSEVRDESNSSGEESDGESDEDVTLDLVNQTSVLHQEVKQPSEAMGRVAKKADDGNESKAFDIEGEGNELERTSATIWEGLDRNSYGNSLIEVESGSNDNELDVESSDSSDGETETRDQEVETAILHEEIMKPTEKIVIVGKETRELTETLGTSNKNSIPPAVCAENSDSDLEIVHVEEANPRHFKLYSNKISTLEDHACEIDEASGSDDDIIPCDEKTKMFTDEETKNYHNKLMEAVLQSKVENILKEEERELKRKITKGEKTKSIDPTDGNHEFIGNSTDKETITNETVDCEDLVSQMINKLYKPSANVKSKKVEKFYDPESDSDSDIEVVLQTIVKDTGRLTSIHGLRERLLSSAVIKDEADDSEDQNKIHGSERQETEVPENPVDCSETFKGQGEKIEVLNAEKFCGTKEQETEVIIREELLGSKERICEKPKNEDQEIQVVEKVANMKPKEIKVDKEQETDVIINEESVGSKECICEKPKNEDQEIQVFEKVVNIKPKEIKVKESEISKNIINYTKEYSKSEDQDMKVFNEMFNHSEVDNNVLLRRGSTHETQGESGNELNVNLRNNDIDLQIASTASCERSFSHDAVSHQSDGKKEDFRFLPNTSSQMQENGDLCFSLKSETDSQVKPSCDLELNKKHLLNDKNCSKSEIENINLLAAKIEVKDEVIKEEGDSIVSVDGNETVMEASFIGKNETTLSHGKLDNHQEFSGCERHTHTDSGAGVNNCESSPSVADVDPPVGKSLSIEVDTPEIYKSKVTATASFKKSEAKDLPGFSKHITDSINKVVGHSKSVVGTMNTELEPVTEEVEKKPTVVGTMNAELESVTEESEGKSTEGADEAYEASSDASEDPAPRTRRRTRSLRRSFNHTVLPEASDSDASPEQRTRRTRKSSDMTGPSHVGPSKKRNQSSCVAVANVVSGASGTLQSSQSSLSVYAVGEREDLKKLSSCSKLGTSSGFASHCESDFSTDSQKIPNASVNMDASRASSLTEDFVNRFHTVSSNSPKTSGSASGALMENVGAERSSDSVFRLQSQNVPEKSLSLPPARRRSMRIFEKIADQQKRQFDDAFGVSNSLSGKALVRKSAKNMETVMLTRSVRCTMSDSETVLNHNLHLNTENGKTTTSSSLSHSSLGSAFLVKEYETCNHEVENVLSINRGCGDSCNTFSFGGDKNSSFENLSSGNLHDNESRDACSLDVWVSGKSGNDNEYLDKGSTLVVNILSSDALQGVEEEQQKLGRKNSRKVCNRENQKSECDYLQKVDEEEKNELSIDIVKSSDHILESKENTENAGNKVKEQKDIIEIETDQNYDRVEEYLDEKEGEELEVLSTSGMEENEAPCCSFSASDASDSEEHRSIMNEKVETFVSQKSLRTPSCHRPRGRSGKREVSVDVKKDDVHTPIPPLKVHCVSEAVLAKEVLISPEVSDEECELVSPGVDNDVNEAESVPLPECLETSPKQKPSPISIPSHSMRKKSGGIRSPQKMIPEEQDETTLLRYKVENVSKSSLTPKVKSAVSLGMQDKVKTKASCTIGTPDKGMLTRKLTKTAVNEVDNVVLPKVDLLKSKYPAWNKACDTDNDFLLADPPRKILLSSRSKSLVEKTAQERLVTKVDMIEQSCKMEDLENTEIIDRATAQSFRSTRGRKHKEGLNSSPVNASQTINSDMIIDIDSSENTSMIFPSVDAGISEESSIHEKPALKLSPLKRKSLEKSFDANFALEEMIINEKVPLKIENVKSLKNEVEPQKDEEKTDQFVETPKKHLSSLGHSMDGTVVGECSSVSSQRLSCPLRRSLRLKEKQRIYRIDSSSLKEIVAEDKPVKVTSPSLARLNESGTRSGTLITSRSPYLTMKASPRKFTPASSLSCGKNGSSLKSSSTRDELPSRSSPKKSECQSRSSSKKDEVPAPLSHKKMESVIGLASSDEESAAGKFIRCASSPMRSSPRLRRSSSNRDESCLRSTASGEESPVRSPFKKEGSLSRLSFSRNKSIKCPSMCKVRSSPTRQDVASPRSSMSDKELPTKSSPSLRTHVHLSSRQESLNGSSCNENISPDNSSTRRIQTPTKPFSKRNESQVRSSPGKTPLSKNESLARSFHEEDELSTGLSISSDIPQMRSSPKHMKFPISSFPVENESQARLSPSKKDSLAEFLSLQSKTSTSLNKDEPPKSSFDISLATKVSSKQKSSSPKPIVRPSLSKNGSPARSLLSKNELHAKSTSSKNHSPTTEPNDEGVADLVGVRCLRHRQVTYSVT